Genomic window (Dasypus novemcinctus isolate mDasNov1 chromosome 10, mDasNov1.1.hap2, whole genome shotgun sequence):
GATAGAGTCTGATTCTGGGCAATGGAAATGAATAATGTTCTAGTGACTCTAACACAAAGTGTAAACATATCACACTGCTTATCTGAGAGTACCATGGGCTAAAATAAAGGATGAGAAGAAACCCATGGGGCTTCCTAATAAAGATTTCCCTGCCCACAGTATAGCTCAGCTGGGAACAAACAGAGAAGTTACAGAACATAAGGGGATTTCTAGATACCATCTCAACAGCACTGGAAAAGGCCCAGGTTGGCACAATTCATTGCCAGATTGTTACTCTCTAAGTGCCTCCAAGCCAAGAGATTTTTTAAGCTGGAAAAAAGTGAAATTTCCTATCTCAGGCTTTGCAAAGGATACATATTTCAAGTCAGAAATTTTAGGAATGACTTCTGTGTATATAGCACAgtacagaattttttttccagagaTATAGGTGACTCAGAAAAGATGAGTTTTGTTCATCCTTAAATTTTCAGCCTTTGAAGATAGGCATCCCAGTATTTACTTTTCAGTATATAGCAGAGTTTTGGGTATTGAAGGCACATATGTTATTATAAGATAGTGAGTTGTTACAGAATGAGCAAAATCATGCACTCTTGGGGAAACACTGTGACCCATTCACCAAACAATAATCAAGGTATCCAAATGGAAAATGCTGAAACATCTGATACTCTAGGACACAACTCTAACAACGGCACAAATTCCCAGAAAGAAACTACAGTATCTAGGAGTAAGACCATGCTACTGTAGGCTTTTAGTTGAGAAGGACTGAGGCTTTCTTCAGGGGATGAGAAGTACAATTCCTTATTGAACTGAACAAGGCACCCAGATCATTTCATTTGTCAACATTCGTGAGGAAATAAAGACAAGGACTCAACTTGGACAGATAAGGCTCCATGGAGGGTAGGAAGGGGGTGGGacaagtcaaagaaaaaaattgcatcaGACAATTTGAAACAGGGAAGGATGACTTTATCCATAGATACCATGATAGAAGAGAGAGACTAGAACTCAACTCCATTGAAATGAAGGACAGCGAGCTTTtttccaggttccagatccatccattGATTCCCTAACCTACTAACCTGCCTCATCCATGTCTCTGGATCTCTAACTACTGTATTTGCAAAACAAaagccaataaaataaataaattagcagTTTTCCCCATATTCCTtacatgtaaaaagaaaaatagttgaCATTCTGATTACCTACATATAATCAAATCCCCGAGAGTTTTCATGCATTCCATTTGAGAACATTTCCATTTGATCTCATGATTCATCTCATCACCTTATGCTTAGTTAGACACTGCTTGAGTTTCAATTAGGGAAAGGTGGTGGCTGCCACCATGATTTTCAGGAAAACTAATCCTGACTGTTCTTGAAAGAAGCACACAAGGGAATTCTGATATATATTATGGTGGCATGCTTGGAGGTAGTCAGAAGGTAAGTTGGCATAGGCCACAATTTCTCAACCTCAGGTCTATTGACATTTTAAGCCAGATACATCATTGTTGTGATGGGAAGTTGCCCCCACATCTACTTAAGAGAAATCACTATTAGCTCTCTACCCCTACCAAGCTAGGATCACCACATTTATCTCCAGACACTGCCAAATATATCTGGGAAGTAAAGTCACCCTTAATGAGGACCACTTCTATAGGCAAATAAATGTCCACTGGATTTAATGGCATATTGTTGGCCTTAAACAAACATCCATAAGTGTTGGTTTTATCTGGGGCCCTTCATATTTATTGTggttatatattaaaatttatgtaaactcaatgagtttatatggctatgagtcttcaaaaaaagagtcaggaggtcatcggaGGGGCcacgcttatgcacgcctcagcaggatcccagagacagacaaagtagatacaaccccaggtactggctctcctgagggctacagagacacacaggttctatggtcatggcagatgactatggagttcagtgccatgtcagttgaccctacctTGGagattgtgttcctgagtgtgaaatttggacacagatgtgacctttctatacatgcctcttctgttaattttactggacctgtggttggtgctagagttagtgtatactcaggagacctgaatactggactttccatgtgacagctgggctctgagcctcagcagacttgtaactcctaccacctggttcattggacttaccccggccagggatcagggaggtgaagaagatcaaccaccacaccagggagcagaGAATGCCTAAAAcagtaagcaggagaattgcatccatcatccatgtggaatctaagccccctcttgatatagaggtggagtggacataaccatcccagggtccacagaatggaggaatagagtatagattagagtgaacttattgatactctactctggaactattgtgattggtaattgaagaaactgtagcaatgatgtagagaaagtggccatggtagctgctgagggtagggagaggaaagaagagatatgatgtgggagtatttccaggacttggtgttgtcctgggtggtactgcagggacagatgctggacattgcatgtcctgccatggcccactgggtggactgggggagggtgtaaactacaatgtaaaccattatccatgtggtgcagcagtgttccaaaatgtattcaccaaaagtaatgaatgtaccacgatgatgaaagaggttgttgatgtgggaggagtgtgatgaggggggtggggggatatatggggacctcttatatatatatatatatttttttaatgtaacattttaaaaaatttatgtaaaGTTTCCAGTTTTAAGTGTACACTTCCACAGTATAaattacattcccaatgttgtactaccatcaccacatcCATAACCAAGATTTTTCATGACCCCAAATAGAAAATTGTAACTCTTAATCAATAATTACCCACTACCCCCTATCCCCAGCCAAATCAATCTTGaaagagaatgaagttggaggccTTACACTTTTCAACTCAAAATTTAccacaaagccacagtaatcaaaacaattgtgcactggcataaagataggcattTGGACCAATTGAATAGAACTAGAAGTCCAGAAATGAGCACATacatatatggccaactgatGTTTGATCAAGATACCAAGTACattaaatggaaaaagaagagtatcttcaacaaatggtgctgagacaaaTGGATATCCACATATGTAtccacaaaagaatgaagttggaaccCTACTTCACACGataacaaaaattaacacaaaatgatcaatgacctaaatataagagataaaaccataaaactcttagaagaaaacatagggaaaatcCTTCATgacattggatttggcaatgatttcttaaatatgtaaccaaaagcataagcaaaaaatgaacaaatagataaaacgGATTTCTAAGTTATTTGAAAGTGATTACCTGCAAATATCTGCCTCATAtgtcttgtttttttattgtcctttttgtCTCTTTAATTCAAGCATTTACTCCTTTCTCTTAATTGCATATCATGATTTGATATATATATCAATTATGTATTTGATATACATATCAATTAGAGgatctaaattattttattttcctctagaAAAGGTCCATACTTCACCTGTTAGCTCGTTACCCCAGGAGATCATCATCTTAATACAGTATTTGAGGCTGGTTTGCAGAGGTTACTCCAGTAACCTCTGTTTTATCATATTCCTTAGGCTTATCTCTCCAGGATTTCATCTGAATCCCTGTAGGTTACCCAGGGTCACTTCTTCAGGCAGTTTCTAAATTCTATTTCTTGTCTCCTCAGCTTGCTttggcttttttatatttttatattttataaatctgCTTTGTATATGCTTTTTGCTTAGAATTGTAGCCTCTTATCTCATACAGTTCCAGATTGGCAAATATCTCCAGGAAAAAAGCAGTCAAGTATCAACTTCAGTTCATTTCCTCTCCATTATCAAAAGTTCTTGCAAGGTGATTAAATGTTCTcctattgttttcttgtttgtttgtttttgttttcctgacaAAAGCCCAGATGCTTAGCCACATGCCCTTCCTGGAGTAAAGAAAAACCACGAATTTTTTTTTATGCTTTCATTGTTTTGATTAATTTTCAAAAGCATAACTCCTCAATTTGTCAACAATTTGAGGAAAACAAATGCATCTAattcctttgcattttatttctaccTAGTAGAGTTATGTGCTATTCTGAGTATAACAGGGAGCCTTGTAATATGACAACTACCCACCAACTGAGAGGAATACCTCAGTTGGTGGGTAGTTGTCATAGAAGTCGAAGTTGGAGAGCAAAAGAACGTTTACTAGGGGCTTATGTGGGGCCTCGCCCTTGATGGTGGAAGGGGAGTCCTCTCTCTCAGAGATAGCGAGCCTGGTCATGGCCTAAATTCTCATCCATGACAGCAGGTGGGGAGCATGGTGCTTCCAAGGCTTCAGAAAGCAAGAGGGGTCTTTTAAACTACATGTTTACATGGGGACAGGGAGGGCACATGGGGTTGGGGGAGCATGATTGAAGAGTGCAGTGCTCAGGGCAGATAATCAAGGAATGGACATTCAACAGTGTTTCCCAGTGGGGCAGAAGTTACACTTTCACAGTAACTATGTAAAATAAGTATTTATAATGTGGTCAGTAGGATTGAAGTTACATCTTTACAGTAATTACCTAAAGAATCTATTGATACAAAGGTGGTTAAGCAGTTCACAAATCAGATTATATTTAAGAGTTTCCAGGAAAGAAATCTAAGCACACGTTTTAGTTCTCAGTCACGAGCTCACACACAACTGTTTCTCAGCTTGCTGTGTAacaattaagaaatgaaatgcatCTGTGACTAGAAGAGGAACGAACTGGAAGTACAAAGCTGTATATGCTACATATGCACAATATAAACATACATTCCCCCAGAATGACTTTAAAGTTAATAGAAAGGTTATATCATTCCtagattacattttaaaatctgtagtctataattttgttttatatttctccAAGATGACTATGGAATGAGatgatttaataattttcatgttattatatacatatatatatagagagagagagagggaataaAATATACAAGAACTTTTGAGGCTCTAGGagctattttattaattttactggGTTTTGTAAGCATCATCTCATTGAGTCCTCCAAAAGGCCTAAGAAACAGGTGttattctttctttatatatagGAAAACCAAGACATAGCTCACAGAAATAGTCAGTAGGTTTGCCAGAATTAGAATTTCATCTCATTTTACTCCAAAAATATGCTTTATCTGATATTCCCCTTAATTTTTAGAAGGATTGACACTTGTTTAGTCCCAGAATATTTTAGGCCCATTACATTTTATTAAATCAGACCAAAAGAGAGATTTTATAAGAGCTTAAATTGTGTCACCAAGAACGTGGGTATAGTAATAAAGACTGGGACTTCCTTCCTGTGTCTGGCCTGGATAAGACAGAAGGATCTGACTGGAGCCCCTTATACAGCAGTTCAAGGAAAGGGCAGGAATTGGAACACCTTGCACCTATATCTTGTGTGATGTAAATTTACTTATTTCCATGAACAGCATGTCAGTTATCAATCCATTGCCTTGCAACTCTCAACGCATCCTCAAATAGAATCTATGAGAGCAACAATAAAATTCCTTGGAACATTTCTCCTTTAAAgtgagcaaaatgttaatataaggGGCTGAAGGGACAGTTACAGGAAGAAGAGTTTCACTAAAATTTCCTAGAATGTGGTCCATTGTGACCATGCAATCTCAACCTAGCAGCTCCCACTCATGGAAACCATAGTCTGCTGGGCCAAATGCTTTCCTGATTCCCTCTGCAAGCCGCCAGCCCAGACTGGCAGGCAGCCTTCTGTGGTCTGAAGCTCGCATACCAAGCAGTCATTCCTCTGCCAGCCACAGCCATTCTGAAGACCTTCTGTCTCTACCTAGCCTCCAGACTCTCACAGATTCATATCACTGGTTATTCCACCAACTGCTTTCCACTTGCATTCTGGAAGATTGCCTGATATTTGCCCAGCACCTGCAGACCAGTTCCAGCCTGGCTAAATCAGCAAAATTCTCTTCTATCTGGTGGCTGAACCATACCTTCTCCTCTGAGATCTAAACTCCTTCCAAGTTTATCTTTCCTTGGATACTTTCCCTCAGACCTACAGTACCacatatgatttctttttatattatagctGCTCTTTTATTATAGTTAACAATTCATTATATTAAACTCCCTCCATTTAATCTACTGTGCAGTTTCTTTTTGCGCCCAGGTTGCTACTGATAGTAACATGATTCTTTAAATCGACCCAACCAAGAACACTTCTCTTTGGATAAAGAAACCTCAGCAGAAAAAAATTACTTCTTTTACCTTAAGAGACATTAGAGACAAAATTTCAATTAATTTCCTAATGTTAAGAGAAATATTTATACTCCATACTATCAATGAAGAAAGGaactgaaaacaaacaacaaaagaatagtTTTTTTAAGAAACATGAGATTTCATATCTTATCACATCATGActtagaaaggaagagaaaaaagatagataatatttttaaagaggttccTCTTTCTAGAATAATCTCTGAAGCCATATTTTCGTACACAGGAAGTAGAATTTATCTTCAACATTATCATGGTGAACTCATATAAGCAACATTTAACAGTAActggtagtaaatattttatgtttatcaAGCAAGTCTACACTCCAACATGCACAGGTTGGGCTAGAACTTACGAATAGTGCTACAGATCCACAAATATAGTTGAGAATTTTTATACTCAAAAACAGGAATGAAAGTCTATCTTGAAATTACAGTCTTCTTATTTCCACAGATATTGAACTTTTTCAAATTTATCTCCCAATTTTATAGTGTCCAGTTCCTTTTCAAAGTTTTTAGACTTGGGTTCTATTTCTGTGAATATGGTAAGCATAATTATTTTACAAAATGTCTGATAATTCAATATCTGTAGGGACAATGGGTCTGATAATTTTGCCTATACCGTCTGCTAATggcattttgtttatttgtatacacatttatattttcttgGGTGCTTGAAGTTGGGAGAAAACATACATTTATAGGGATTATAAGAAGCCTTAGATGACATTTTCTCCTTAGAGAATTTCAGCTTATCAGCAAAGTTGGTGGTATTTTTTCAGGGTTCCCACAATTGCCAGTCCTGGATCTCTGACTTTCCCCCTTAATTGCGTCAGGAAAGTTAAAATATATCCCATATTTTTACTTCTCCTTTCACACAGCAAACATACGAAGGGAAAAACAATACTATATTTCATCCCTCTGGACATCtgcttttcattgatttcttacTACTTCCTAGCTCTTTCATACTTTTATGTATTatcaaaatttttagttttcttaagtGAGAGGTTGTTACAAACTATTGAAAGTAGTTGTCCTCCTAAGCTTCTTGGGAGTAACAAATGATAACCTTAGGTTGAATAACATCCAGTAGGGAAAAAGTTATCATTATCAATGCTAAATCGAACAAAAGAAACCAGAACACAGAAATTCTAATAATAGACACTCTGTTTGGGATTCAGTTTCTTCTGCAATTAGATTATACTTGACCTTCCACAGTGCTGAGAGGAGAGAAATATGAAAGAATTAGTGTTCACTTAACCTATTTCTCTGACCATTGCATCACTGATATACTATTTAACATATGTTTATCTTCCCAATCCTTCAGGTTATTAactcatataaaatattttgattgtAATAGGTGTAAGTTCATCATGTTTTAACCAAATTCAATGGGAAATTTGATACTAGAAAGTAAATTTAGATGGGCAAGCTTATCATATTATAACTGGCATGAATGTTGGCCAAGAGGCAAGAGATTCACCTTTGCTGAGCACACGATTTTTTAAGACATCCCATAAAAGGTATTAGGAAAAATGCTGAAAGGGTAGTAAAGAATTCACATTGGGGTAAATGTGGCTGGATATTTGCAAGAAGGTCAAAACCTGTAaaccattaccaaaaattttggGAAATCCCTCCATTAACAAAGAGTAACAAAAGGGTGGATGAAAAATTGATTCATGGTGTGTTGGCTGAAAGTTCATTGGCAGATGACTCCTTTTCTCTGCTTTTCAGATAGTTTCTCTTCtagcaagagaaaaacagaggTCCCATCAAGACTGGAGctgaaacacatacacacactcaggTAATAACAAGGCTGTACTTAACAGCTGGGAGAACATGGGTCTTACGAGCCCACTTTAAGATGCCCAGACTAAGTCAAAGAGTGGACTAGTCTTCATGTGTTTTATAAGAATGCTATATTTCTAGTCACATAATCAACTGAGCATAAAAtatcccagaaaaaaatgaataatcaaAAATTTAACAtgcaaatatctttatttttttcacattaacaGGGCTCCAAAAAAGAGCCCAAAAACATAAATTAAGTGCTCTTTTTTGGAGCTGCAGTGATGCAATATAAAAAAACCCTAAAATAAAGGctgaggtaaaaagaaaaaaaaaaggaaacatttaaggATCATAGGTGTGTGGAAATGTTATTTCCTCATACTCATGTTCAGGTATGACTTCTGACTGCTTGTTGTGAGCAGGTGCCAGGTGAACCACAACCTGAAAGATGAGCAATGAGAACCTTCTTGTCACATCTCCAAGAAACAAGAGGGCCCTCCTCTTCCTAGTCATGCTTCAGCATGGCCTTCCTGctgtcccaccccaccccgctcctCAGGGGACCTTGCCCTGAGTGCACTCGGTATTGTGGAGCATTGCCTGGCAGGAATAAAACACTATCTTTCTCTCAGTACTTACATTCTCCttacatttctttgaaaataccTTAAAGTTGCTTCACCATTCTCAGCTTCATTAAAGaaggaacacatgaaaaaaaaatagaccatcCCATGAGAAACAAAAATTGCCTAAGGTCCCAGGACACTCACCTGGGTGACAAAGCATGCCACATTGCATCCAAAAGCAGAGAGAGTCAAAGCAACGCATACTTCCAGCAGGGAGAGGATCACACTGGCCATCAGAAATACTTGCAGAAAAGGTCCATGCTCATATTTctgtggggaaaaatacacccagGAGCAAATGAGCGGGGAGGACCTGAGCATTGGGTGATGTGCAACATGTCACCAATGGCCTGGTTGCCCTAATTCTAAATCTATTCCCTTCCAATGCTGGTATCAAATGAACTATGTCCAAATCCAACTAAACCCCTactcaataaaataaatactaacaAAATATCAAATGTGGGTCACAAGTAGACTTCTCTGGATCCTCGAAGAAGGATCTAGGTATCACTTTATTCTCCCTAACCCTTTCCTCTTCCTAATAATATCCTTAAAAAACCCTTTAGATTATGTCCCAGCTAGAATTAACACATCTTCTTCAACCAAGTAGAAAAATACATGCTAAATACATTCTTTAATCTTCTAAGAGGCTCTCATCAATCCAATCTTATACTCTATGCCCCAGGCACCATGATTCCTACTTAGACACCATTTGTTCTTATAAACCTAATATTAAATTTGGCAGGGACATCTCATTGGAGATCTCTGTTTGCTTGAGCCCATAATAATCAAGTAATCACATCAACAGGCTCAGAAAAAAAAGtggtttgtggcagtttgagtttattgtgaccccagaaaatcctgttcctAATACCAATCCATTGCTAATCTATATTGCTGATATGTTCCCTGTAgcttttagcaaacaaaaacaaggtTGTATATGTGGCAGGGTTTTGTCTAAATCAGGGAAGGAAGGTACAGAAATCCCCTTATCTCATGGAAAATACTAGGTTCTCCTCCTTCAAGTGGACAGGGCAGCTTCTATGCAAGAGTGCCTTGGAAAAATTCCACAGATATTTCTGACAATACTAATGACAGTGTATGTTGTTAACATAGGAATCACTCACAGAAACATATTGTCCATATGTAACCTCTGAATATTCCATGGACATGGACCAAAGGCTGATATTCATATCCAATGTTAGTATCACTAATCCCACTCCTGATACTATGGCACTGATTATATTCATACCCAGGCTTCCTCGAATCTGAAAGATAAAACATCAGATTCCATTTTGGGCTCATGTTTCTCTAGTGCGAATGGAACAAAAGCAAGGCAATAAATTTGAGGGATTTGGATTTTCAACTGGGAGATTCCCCATCTCTATTGGAGGTAGAGGTTATACATTCAGTTGCACTAATTTCAGACTTTCAATAATGTGTTTGGGGCATGAAACCCAGGGTCAGAATGTCCTATGATATTGATACTGAATGTTGGTTGAGTCATAATGTTCTGGGGAGCACATTTGTCAGCGAACCCCTCTAAGCTAAGGTTATTGAAATTACCAAAAATACATATAACAAAATTTCTAATTGAGTCAACCACTACAATTCTGATATCCAAAGGAATACTTACAAGCTTCATGCTCAGTTTTCTTCCAGCAACAATGGATAGCACTCCAGATAAAAAgaactggcaaaagaaaaaaatctcttaaGAACCAGAGACCTTCGACCTTAACCTATGaccccctccctgcctctctaCATGCAAAGCAAAGCTCAGCAATACAAGTCCCAAATGTTTTGGAGGGGAACAACATCACAGATACAGAGCTTTTGAGAGAgaagtttgaaaggaatacttaTGAAACCCTGCTCATGtcagaaatggagaaattccaaTGTACTTACACATAAGGGTCCCCATACAGGATAGACAGAAGTAAGTACAAGGGGGCCTCTATAATCGTAtttaaaaacaggagaaaatacaGCCGTCCACATTGCCCACAAACACATTTTCATGAGACCAATTAGGACCTGAGTCACCTGGAACATGAGAACAAGATCCAAGATGGCAGGAAGTCACTTTACAAGAAGAAAAGTCTATCCCCTGGCAAACTGTTTTAACATATGGCTAATATTTCAATGTTCTGAACTGGGGCCCTACACTGAAGGAAACACCCTGAGATTCAAGCTATTTTAACCATGTATAAATGGTTTGTGAGAAATTGCTATattgccattaaaaaaaattagtaatgCACTAGTTTCCCTTCATTAGGGGAACAATTAATTGTATTTTACCCTGATATTGTGAGATTGGTGCTTGTCAAAGTGACACAATCCTGGAGATCCTGACTATCCCTCCAAAAGCAGCTGTTTCTACCACAGGAAAGTGCTATCTCTCCATAAATGCTCCCTTAGTCTCAGCTCCTCTTACCCCCAAAACCTTGGGCTTCCCATCCAAGAATCTCTGCAGGTTGTTATGCTGTTGATAGTTGGAAAATCCAACCTGACACATCTGCAAGATGTTGATATTCTGGTTATGAGCCATGAGCACGGTTTTGGAAAGTTTTGAATCTGATGTCCTGCTGTTGTCATTGATAACATGAGAGGATGAGACACCTGTGAGCAAAGAACTGCTTTCCGAACAATACACAAGATCAACTTAAAAAGAGGCAGCATTATACATGCTTCTGCCAATACTTCAATTTGCATAGTCTGGAACAAGAAATACCAGTAAGAAATAAAAACCATATTCATTGCAAATAAATGAATATGCTTCATTATAGCTTTAGCAAATGTGCAGGTTACAAATATCAGAACAGCAAATAGATTTTCAGTTTCAACTTAGAGATGCAGAGAGCTGGAAATAGCACTGATGTTAGGCAGTGAAGATAACTACTGGACAAACTTCACCTTGATGACTTTTCTTGAACTCAAGGAAGATTATCTTTAAATCTGGAGAGAGACAATTTTCTGCAGGAAGAAACAGTACCCAAACATTTGTTTACCTCCGTAGATCTGTAAAGGATATTTATAAATTGGTAAGAAGATTCAACTAGAAAATTTTAGCATATTTGTTAAAGGCAGGTGTGCACATTAATGTGAGTGTGAATTTTGTGGGGGCCACAGACAGGGGCTGTTTACTCCCACTCCCAGGCTTTTCCTCCAGGAATTTTGTGAGGCACTCACAGGGAGGTAAGGAAAATCCTAAGTTTTCCACAGATGCTGGCTGGGGGAGAACAGCAATTACTGAGGAATCTTTCTCCCTTTACCCCTAAAAAAAGTAGATTTTAATCTGCAtgggaaaggaaaacaaagctgTGATCTAGTGACATgaggtgtgggctatgatgtggaccattaaccatgaggtgcagcggtactccgagatgtattcaccaaatgtaatgaatgtctcatgatgatggaggaggttgttgttatggggggaggagtatggtgaggggggtgaggggtatatggggacctcatattttttgaatgtgacattaaaaaataaataaataaataaataaataaataaataaataagctacACCGCTCCCGAAGGGGCCGGAACGCGTTCTGGGTCCCTCACGGCAATTGGAGGACAGGTAGGAACACTTGTGGAGCCCGCACACCTGAGTCCTGGGTTGACAGCACCTGCCAAGACTGAGGGTTAATCAGAACATCTGAGAACCCTCAAGCATCCCCACCTCTCAGCAC
Coding sequences:
- the LOC101417443 gene encoding membrane-spanning 4-domains subfamily A member 4A-like isoform X1, whose protein sequence is MAHNQNINILQMCQVGFSNYQQHNNLQRFLDGKPKVLGVTQVLIGLMKMCLWAMWTAVFSPVFKYDYRGPLVLTSVYPVWGPLCFFLSGVLSIVAGRKLSMKLIRGSLGMNIISAIVSGVGLVILTLDMNISLWSMSMEYSEVTYGQYVSKYEHGPFLQVFLMASVILSLLEVCVALTLSAFGCNVACFVTQVVVHLAPAHNKQSEVIPEHEYEEITFPHTYDP
- the LOC101417443 gene encoding membrane-spanning 4-domains subfamily A member 4A-like isoform X2, giving the protein MAHNQNINILQMCQVGFSNYQQHNNLQRFLDGKPKVLGVTQVLIGLMKMCLWAMWTAVFSPVFKYDYRGPLVLTSVYPVWGPLCFFLSGVLSIVAGRKLSMKLKYEHGPFLQVFLMASVILSLLEVCVALTLSAFGCNVACFVTQVVVHLAPAHNKQSEVIPEHEYEEITFPHTYDP